The Candidatus Nitrosotenuis cloacae genome contains a region encoding:
- a CDS encoding lamin tail domain-containing protein: MSTLPLFGVFAVLVFFGLFASSEAQLADHVVINEIDINPLGDDYRSPLEWVELYNPTDKDVDISGWQVASTTVSRKTLTFPSGTTIKSGQFLVYSNSILWFTDVSEKVQLKDKPGNIVDETPLLTDQKNDFSSWQRKADGLDTGATNDWIFKTSTAGSSNGKLDTASASSDGVTIFVNVDKRNYAFSDTAVLYGNVSERVYQEKPSFSQQQISILVDGPGVYEKKFSLYPDAKLNFKTSMKLDKVLGVAGGTYTVFAKYGQSEDTALFTVGEKTADVVAGTESELTISADKMAYMPGQTVKITGQTNKVLPLEGLKMAVIDAKGKQIYTGSLYPTPDGKFSGNVFVTTVNPVYGMYDIIADYGQQHAETAFEVVKDAKNTENIVLDTDKKFYAPGEPITISGRSNKYVSALDLEVVQTGTGSVGNTVSNVFKIRDQVTLAGDSTFSYKLNVPSGQANLGDFRVTVSKEFGKATVYFKIVENPDDYIEGEDKNFVTTDKAEYTLGEKMIINGHVLLKTRSTYEAIPVYVAIQDESGKPLSIVGKDKKLRVRDGSIIAEYGFTAIPDAVGNYKVDLTISRTPFKPGTYVVKTSYDGLVTTTSFSVVDSLDVKNRNIVAKTDKTVYGLGEKVSLEGTLVSGQSGVKITLTKPDGKTVSGGANVDNSKFSWSWDVPSKDYELADIRDPKSPRASVFGNYRISITAASETIDVYFKVSKNPATDKLEIRPLEITTDKSLYKGGEKMTVSGSAMKRQQVTSTGSGIIPDRVSVQVKTSTNKVIYDSAVDFDIGNHFTATYDLPLTIFKDGKYKVTATYQKIIAEAHFEVKNNIPMDSTGKLTIILNTDKEEYSPGDTIHITGNTNKVVSLKKLDLVIIPEENTKVNCGNFECGLGGKKIDISRSYDNGVYSHDYLIPSNAVLGTYVIKVDAEFGTFTKTFKLVERKAPEPIKVFSTKISEKFNRLTESEIDITLAEKTVDGLAVAPWSLQGSLVTSRGAESQVNVKITADDGQCIIGPDAECLVSKATKTSAAAYKTVKVAGIDYNVEYSGPLAILEKFSIVPVSDEDVIPDSTWSVQIVKDDQPSKFYYEIVYKPIQ; this comes from the coding sequence ATGAGTACACTGCCCCTATTTGGCGTATTTGCAGTCTTGGTATTTTTCGGACTTTTTGCTAGCTCCGAGGCTCAGCTTGCGGATCATGTTGTAATTAACGAAATTGACATAAACCCTCTTGGCGACGATTACAGGTCGCCGCTTGAATGGGTCGAGCTGTACAACCCGACAGACAAGGACGTAGACATTAGCGGATGGCAGGTTGCATCAACTACAGTTTCAAGAAAGACACTGACATTTCCCTCCGGAACGACAATCAAGTCCGGCCAGTTCCTAGTTTATTCTAATTCAATTCTGTGGTTCACAGACGTCTCAGAAAAAGTCCAGCTAAAAGACAAGCCAGGCAACATAGTGGACGAGACGCCGCTGCTGACTGATCAGAAAAACGACTTTTCATCGTGGCAGAGAAAGGCAGACGGACTTGATACTGGTGCCACAAATGACTGGATATTCAAGACATCCACTGCGGGTTCATCAAATGGAAAACTTGACACCGCGTCTGCAAGCTCAGACGGGGTCACTATATTTGTAAATGTGGACAAGAGAAACTATGCGTTCTCCGATACCGCGGTGTTGTACGGAAACGTGTCTGAGCGGGTCTACCAGGAAAAACCATCATTTTCGCAGCAGCAGATCAGCATACTGGTGGACGGCCCCGGAGTTTACGAAAAAAAATTCTCACTGTACCCTGACGCAAAACTGAATTTCAAGACCAGCATGAAGCTTGACAAGGTGCTTGGTGTGGCAGGTGGCACCTACACCGTGTTTGCCAAGTACGGGCAATCGGAGGACACGGCACTGTTCACCGTGGGCGAAAAGACAGCCGACGTGGTGGCAGGAACCGAGTCTGAGCTTACCATATCTGCTGACAAGATGGCATACATGCCTGGCCAGACGGTAAAGATAACCGGCCAGACAAACAAGGTCCTCCCACTTGAGGGACTAAAGATGGCAGTAATTGATGCAAAGGGAAAGCAGATCTACACTGGAAGCCTGTACCCGACACCCGACGGCAAGTTCTCAGGCAACGTCTTTGTGACGACGGTAAACCCGGTATATGGAATGTATGACATTATTGCAGATTACGGACAGCAGCACGCAGAGACTGCGTTTGAGGTGGTAAAGGACGCAAAGAACACGGAAAATATCGTACTTGACACAGACAAAAAATTCTACGCGCCAGGCGAGCCAATCACTATTTCTGGCAGAAGCAACAAGTATGTTTCAGCACTGGACCTTGAGGTGGTGCAGACGGGAACGGGCTCCGTTGGAAACACTGTGAGCAACGTATTCAAGATACGGGACCAGGTCACGCTTGCAGGCGACAGCACGTTTTCGTACAAGCTGAACGTGCCATCAGGCCAGGCAAACCTTGGCGACTTTAGAGTCACGGTATCAAAAGAGTTCGGCAAGGCGACTGTCTATTTCAAGATAGTCGAAAACCCTGACGACTACATCGAAGGCGAGGACAAGAACTTTGTCACGACCGACAAGGCAGAGTATACTCTGGGAGAAAAGATGATCATAAACGGACACGTGCTGCTAAAGACTAGGAGCACGTACGAGGCAATCCCTGTGTATGTTGCAATTCAGGACGAGTCAGGAAAGCCTCTGTCAATAGTGGGCAAGGACAAAAAACTCCGAGTCCGAGATGGCAGCATAATTGCAGAGTATGGATTCACGGCAATTCCTGATGCTGTAGGAAATTACAAAGTAGACCTTACAATAAGCAGAACGCCATTCAAGCCGGGCACATACGTGGTAAAGACAAGCTACGACGGACTGGTCACAACTACGAGCTTTTCGGTGGTGGATAGTCTTGACGTCAAAAACAGGAACATCGTAGCAAAGACCGACAAGACGGTTTACGGCTTGGGGGAAAAGGTTTCACTTGAGGGAACTCTGGTCTCAGGCCAGTCTGGAGTAAAGATCACGCTCACAAAGCCTGACGGAAAGACCGTGTCTGGAGGTGCAAACGTGGACAACAGCAAGTTCTCGTGGAGCTGGGATGTCCCAAGCAAGGACTATGAACTTGCCGACATACGTGATCCGAAAAGCCCAAGGGCCAGCGTGTTTGGAAACTATAGGATTTCGATAACTGCCGCATCTGAGACGATCGACGTGTACTTTAAGGTCTCAAAAAATCCTGCAACCGACAAGCTTGAGATAAGGCCGCTTGAGATCACGACTGACAAATCGCTGTACAAGGGAGGAGAAAAGATGACAGTGTCTGGCTCCGCAATGAAGAGGCAGCAGGTGACTAGCACCGGCAGCGGAATAATTCCTGACAGGGTCAGCGTGCAGGTAAAGACGTCCACAAACAAGGTCATCTATGATTCTGCAGTCGACTTTGACATTGGCAACCATTTTACTGCGACATACGACCTGCCACTTACGATATTCAAGGACGGCAAGTACAAGGTGACTGCCACATACCAAAAGATAATTGCAGAGGCGCACTTTGAGGTAAAAAACAACATCCCGATGGATTCCACCGGCAAACTTACAATTATCTTAAACACCGACAAGGAGGAGTACTCACCGGGCGATACAATACACATCACCGGAAACACAAACAAGGTCGTCTCGCTAAAGAAGCTCGACTTGGTGATCATCCCGGAGGAGAATACCAAGGTGAACTGCGGCAACTTTGAGTGCGGCCTTGGCGGAAAGAAGATTGACATATCCCGATCATATGACAACGGAGTGTACAGCCACGACTACCTGATTCCAAGCAATGCAGTGCTTGGCACGTACGTGATTAAGGTGGACGCAGAATTTGGAACATTCACCAAGACATTCAAGCTGGTCGAAAGGAAGGCACCTGAACCAATCAAGGTCTTTTCAACCAAGATATCTGAGAAATTCAACAGGCTCACAGAATCTGAAATAGACATCACGCTGGCAGAAAAGACCGTGGACGGCCTAGCAGTCGCACCGTGGTCACTCCAAGGCTCTCTTGTCACATCCAGAGGAGCAGAGTCGCAGGTAAACGTCAAAATAACTGCAGACGACGGCCAGTGCATAATCGGGCCAGATGCGGAATGCCTGGTATCCAAGGCAACAAAGACTAGCGCTGCCGCATACAAGACAGTCAAGGTGGCAGGAATCGACTACAACGTGGAATATTCCGGACCTCTGGCAATACTTGAAAAGTTCTCAATCGTGCCGGTATCTGACGAGGACGTAATCCCTGACTCGACATGGTCAGTACAGATAGTCAAAGATGACCAGCCGTCAAAATTCTACTACGAGATAGTCTACAAGCCAATCCAGTAG
- a CDS encoding DUF367 family protein has product MYVQVLMLKQDDPKKCTAAKLVKFGLARPIGRIQGSTIVLDPFAKTTLLRKDARIANSVTGIDCSWNLADSTFAKRFGGIPRKLPPLLAGNPVNYAKIGKLTTVEAIAGALFILGYGDLARSLLDKFNWGHTFFELNENLLNDYAHLELEEQIEPLLREYGIANVD; this is encoded by the coding sequence ATGTATGTCCAGGTGTTGATGCTCAAGCAGGATGACCCAAAGAAATGCACTGCGGCAAAGCTTGTCAAGTTCGGGCTGGCAAGGCCCATTGGACGAATCCAGGGAAGCACAATAGTCCTGGATCCTTTTGCGAAAACCACACTCCTAAGAAAGGACGCAAGGATTGCAAACTCGGTAACCGGGATTGACTGCTCGTGGAATCTTGCGGATAGCACGTTTGCAAAAAGGTTCGGGGGAATTCCGCGCAAGCTGCCGCCGCTGCTGGCAGGCAACCCTGTCAACTATGCAAAGATTGGCAAGCTGACCACCGTTGAGGCGATCGCAGGGGCCCTTTTCATTTTGGGGTATGGCGATCTGGCGCGCAGCCTGCTTGACAAGTTCAACTGGGGCCACACGTTCTTTGAGCTAAACGAGAACCTCCTAAACGACTACGCCCACTTGGAGCTGGAGGAGCAGATCGAGCCACTCTTGCGCGAGTATGGCATTGCAAATGTTGACTGA
- a CDS encoding amino acid permease — MTTEGSTPTFARTLGLLDVVMVGVAAMIGGAIFVLVGPGMAEAGPALMIAFLINGIITLFTALTYAELSSVLPDAGGGYRWVREGLPRPNAFLSGWMSWFAHSIAGSLYAVAFASFFMHLLDELNLIESSVWFEKGFAALAIIVFAFINVKGTAPTSKVGNIITLIQISIIGILIIAAIFAAAFVNGSWPQNFSDFMPHGASGLVIAMGLTFIAFEGYEVIAQTGNELRNPKKNIPRAILISLCAVVAIYILFTFSFIAGLSGTPDTPSWEFIGQFGELGIIKAAEQLLPFGAIIVLIGAFVSTLAALNATTYSSSRVSYAMGTQYNLPHFFGKIHPVYKTPAVSTIASGIIMLILALSMDLTAIAFAASVMFLFLFVQVNYAAISIRRLYGDKLDYTFKTPFFPLIPTLGIMSAIGLAVYLLFMQPQSWAIAIVWTIIGFVIYKGYTAKKEIEHYAPLIYNQGPQERKEYRILVIYHPKHMSNFFKVANAVAQEREGEISILSVVRIPVHLPLTLSSKVAESEIEVFDKLKKSLPQSIRHRYLVRVSHDVTEAILATVEEQGINVVVMDFSYLRNNRKLLSLSTCDFIGIRLGKNFEEEIGNIVVSYDKGRHSDLGLRVANTLAKVNNSRIRVVRGVVESPETELEIMNRINEMMFDLEMRNVFFEKVYPKTKNVAPNLLETFDKVESEVIILGAGNQADQAFSPKTLEIVDKTKKSVIIIRDHRFSEFHARTLWKIVSSRLRENRYLYRLYVDIVHLGYSLKARRAKGRYDEDYFDSKLKQ, encoded by the coding sequence ATGACTACGGAAGGCTCAACTCCCACATTTGCAAGGACGCTTGGACTACTGGATGTGGTGATGGTGGGCGTGGCCGCAATGATCGGCGGCGCAATCTTCGTTCTGGTAGGGCCAGGAATGGCAGAGGCAGGGCCGGCACTGATGATTGCATTTCTGATAAACGGGATAATCACGCTGTTTACGGCCCTCACGTATGCGGAGCTGAGCTCCGTGCTGCCTGATGCTGGAGGCGGATACCGCTGGGTCCGAGAGGGACTTCCTAGGCCGAACGCGTTTCTGAGCGGCTGGATGTCGTGGTTTGCCCACTCTATAGCCGGCAGTCTTTACGCCGTTGCATTTGCCTCGTTTTTCATGCACCTGCTCGACGAGCTAAACCTGATAGAGTCATCAGTATGGTTTGAGAAGGGATTCGCAGCGCTTGCAATCATCGTCTTTGCGTTCATCAATGTGAAGGGAACCGCACCTACAAGCAAGGTAGGCAACATCATCACACTAATTCAGATATCTATAATTGGAATACTGATAATTGCTGCGATATTTGCAGCTGCATTTGTGAATGGTTCATGGCCGCAGAACTTTTCCGACTTTATGCCCCACGGGGCGTCCGGGCTTGTAATTGCAATGGGGCTGACCTTTATCGCATTTGAGGGATACGAGGTAATCGCCCAGACTGGTAACGAGCTGAGAAACCCGAAAAAAAACATACCGCGTGCAATACTGATATCGCTTTGCGCCGTGGTGGCAATCTACATTCTCTTTACGTTCTCGTTTATTGCGGGCCTCTCCGGAACGCCCGATACGCCGTCGTGGGAGTTCATCGGGCAGTTTGGAGAACTGGGAATAATCAAGGCAGCAGAGCAGTTGCTTCCGTTTGGCGCAATCATCGTCCTAATAGGCGCGTTCGTCTCCACGCTTGCCGCACTTAACGCAACTACGTACTCGTCAAGCAGGGTCTCATACGCCATGGGTACGCAGTACAACCTGCCGCATTTTTTCGGAAAGATTCACCCAGTATACAAGACTCCGGCAGTCTCAACGATTGCATCTGGAATCATAATGCTGATACTGGCACTTTCCATGGATCTTACTGCCATCGCATTTGCCGCAAGCGTGATGTTCCTGTTCTTGTTCGTACAGGTAAACTATGCCGCAATAAGCATAAGGCGGCTGTATGGCGACAAACTGGACTACACATTCAAGACCCCGTTCTTTCCGCTGATTCCAACGCTTGGTATAATGTCTGCAATAGGACTTGCCGTGTACCTTCTCTTTATGCAGCCTCAATCATGGGCAATCGCAATCGTGTGGACGATAATCGGGTTTGTCATCTACAAGGGATACACTGCAAAAAAAGAGATCGAGCACTATGCCCCGCTCATATACAACCAGGGCCCACAGGAAAGAAAGGAATACCGAATACTGGTAATTTACCACCCAAAGCACATGTCCAACTTTTTCAAGGTGGCAAACGCAGTGGCGCAGGAAAGAGAGGGTGAGATATCAATTCTTTCCGTGGTGAGGATTCCAGTGCACCTGCCACTCACATTGTCGTCCAAGGTGGCCGAGTCTGAGATCGAGGTGTTCGACAAGCTGAAAAAATCACTACCCCAGTCCATTAGGCACAGGTATCTTGTCCGCGTCTCACACGACGTGACTGAGGCGATTCTGGCAACCGTCGAAGAGCAGGGGATCAACGTAGTGGTTATGGACTTTTCGTACCTGAGGAACAACAGAAAGCTCCTCTCGCTTTCGACATGCGATTTTATCGGAATCCGACTGGGCAAGAACTTTGAGGAGGAGATTGGAAACATCGTGGTATCTTATGACAAGGGGAGGCACTCTGACCTGGGGCTGCGCGTTGCAAACACGCTTGCAAAGGTGAACAACAGCAGGATACGGGTCGTCCGAGGCGTCGTAGAGTCCCCTGAGACGGAGCTTGAGATAATGAACAGGATAAACGAGATGATGTTTGATCTGGAGATGAGAAACGTCTTCTTTGAGAAGGTGTACCCGAAAACAAAAAACGTGGCGCCAAACCTCCTTGAGACGTTTGACAAAGTAGAGTCGGAGGTGATAATACTCGGGGCCGGAAATCAGGCAGACCAGGCATTCTCGCCAAAGACGCTTGAGATAGTAGACAAGACAAAAAAGTCCGTCATAATAATCCGGGACCACCGATTCTCAGAGTTCCACGCAAGAACGCTGTGGAAGATAGTTTCATCCAGGCTGAGGGAGAATCGGTACCTGTACCGACTGTACGTGGACATTGTCCACCTTGGGTACTCGCTCAAGGCAAGGCGTGCAAAGGGCAGATATGATGAGGACTATTTCGACTCCAAGCTAAAACAATAG
- the cofC gene encoding 2-phospho-L-lactate guanylyltransferase, with translation MQIAAIIPVKTFSNAKTRLGLPQEQTEELCKIMLNEVLSAISKSPIIGRTVIVSREEAAFEISKRYGAIEIFDEDEGGVNAAVARGEKHLLDNGYDTSVVFPQDIPLIQPEDIATLLSFQKNHHGIIVVPSRKFDGTNALVRSPVNVIETHYDEDSYKIHLTTGKSRGIQTSFVLINRIMWDVDDKSDIEFIMSNIEKQDLAEKLQKVLR, from the coding sequence TTGCAAATAGCGGCAATTATTCCAGTAAAGACGTTTTCAAATGCAAAGACACGCTTGGGGCTTCCCCAGGAACAGACGGAGGAACTCTGCAAGATAATGCTCAACGAGGTGCTCTCAGCAATCTCCAAGTCCCCAATCATCGGCAGGACGGTCATAGTGTCAAGGGAGGAGGCGGCATTTGAGATATCAAAAAGATACGGCGCAATCGAGATATTTGATGAGGATGAGGGCGGAGTAAACGCAGCTGTGGCGCGCGGTGAAAAGCACCTTCTTGACAACGGGTACGACACGTCAGTCGTATTCCCCCAAGACATTCCGCTAATCCAGCCGGAGGATATTGCCACACTGCTTTCGTTTCAGAAAAACCATCATGGAATCATAGTGGTCCCGTCCAGAAAGTTTGACGGTACCAACGCACTTGTCAGAAGTCCCGTCAACGTGATAGAGACACATTATGACGAGGACAGCTACAAGATTCATCTGACTACTGGCAAGTCACGTGGCATTCAGACGTCATTTGTTTTGATAAACCGCATAATGTGGGACGTTGATGACAAGTCAGACATAGAATTCATCATGAGCAATATTGAAAAGCAAGATCTGGCCGAAAAGCTGCAGAAAGTACTGAGATGA
- the cofD gene encoding 2-phospho-L-lactate transferase, with translation MITILAGGTGSVKLVRGLISQTRDVNIVCNVGDNYWLYGLYVCPDIDTIIYGLADILDYERGWGIRKDTFGFLRQMEIFGEETWFRIGDRDAATHLIRTNMLKNGKNLADITKWMCEKFAVESKVMPVTDNTIETRINTNKGEMHMQEFWVKYKGKDKVEGIQYIGAEKARPNPEAINAIHDSELVIIAPGNPLTSIGPMLQIKGVRKELSKNRRKVVAVSPLIGNKAFSGPAAEYMAAAGIEVSPYGIAQMYSDVCGGIVIDSKDRLLTKKIQNLDMKVYDTSIKMTNKVTEDALASFVLKNTR, from the coding sequence ATGATAACCATTCTTGCCGGCGGCACCGGTTCGGTCAAACTTGTACGCGGACTGATATCACAGACAAGAGATGTAAACATAGTTTGCAACGTGGGTGACAACTATTGGCTCTACGGCCTATACGTGTGTCCGGACATTGACACGATAATTTACGGCCTTGCAGACATTTTGGATTACGAAAGAGGTTGGGGAATAAGAAAGGACACTTTTGGATTTTTGCGACAGATGGAGATATTCGGTGAGGAGACATGGTTTAGAATCGGCGACAGGGATGCTGCGACCCACCTGATCAGGACAAACATGCTAAAGAACGGCAAGAATCTGGCCGACATTACAAAGTGGATGTGTGAAAAGTTTGCAGTAGAGTCAAAGGTCATGCCGGTGACAGACAACACAATCGAGACTAGAATCAACACGAATAAGGGCGAGATGCACATGCAAGAATTCTGGGTAAAGTACAAGGGAAAGGACAAAGTCGAAGGAATCCAGTACATCGGAGCAGAGAAGGCAAGGCCAAACCCGGAGGCAATAAACGCAATCCACGATTCAGAATTGGTAATTATCGCACCTGGCAACCCGCTGACTAGCATCGGTCCGATGCTGCAGATCAAGGGAGTGCGAAAGGAGCTCTCAAAGAACAGAAGAAAGGTCGTAGCAGTCAGCCCCCTGATTGGCAACAAGGCGTTCTCAGGACCTGCTGCAGAATACATGGCGGCGGCAGGAATCGAGGTATCTCCATATGGCATAGCCCAGATGTATTCCGACGTGTGTGGGGGAATAGTGATTGACTCAAAGGACAGATTGCTCACAAAGAAGATTCAGAACTTGGACATGAAGGTATACGACACAAGCATCAAGATGACAAACAAAGTAACAGAGGATGCGCTTGCATCGTTTGTCCTAAAGAACACACGCTAG
- a CDS encoding transcription initiation factor IIB, with product MVKNVGKKDRCPRCGQSALVTDTDTGENFCGKCGFVINEESIESGPEWRSFSKEDEGKSRTGVPTSLAMHDMGLATIIGQADRDATGKPLSSSMKSTIERLRTWDSRSQVHEPVDRNFRQAFSELDRLKDKLAIGDAVVEKAAYIYRKALEKGLVRGRSISALIASALYAACRDTETPRTLKDIGAASNIKRKDIARCYRLLLRELSLKMPVVDPIKCVSRIASKAELSEKTKREAAKILRTAEENKISAGKDPMGLAAAALYVACVSNGENKTQRDVAEAAGVTEVTIRNRYKGLKLALNM from the coding sequence ATGGTAAAAAACGTTGGTAAAAAAGATCGTTGTCCTCGTTGTGGCCAAAGTGCGCTTGTGACGGACACTGATACTGGTGAGAATTTTTGTGGTAAATGCGGTTTTGTAATAAACGAGGAAAGCATCGAATCGGGGCCCGAGTGGAGATCCTTCTCAAAGGAGGATGAGGGCAAAAGCAGGACCGGAGTTCCAACATCGCTTGCAATGCATGACATGGGACTTGCCACGATAATCGGACAGGCAGACAGGGATGCAACAGGCAAGCCGCTTTCATCTAGCATGAAGAGTACGATTGAGAGGCTGAGAACGTGGGACTCTAGGAGCCAAGTGCACGAGCCAGTTGACAGAAATTTCAGACAAGCATTTTCCGAACTTGACCGACTCAAGGACAAGCTTGCAATCGGCGATGCGGTAGTTGAGAAGGCAGCTTACATTTACAGAAAGGCACTGGAGAAGGGTCTTGTCAGGGGACGCTCCATTTCGGCCCTGATTGCATCCGCACTATATGCTGCATGCCGCGACACAGAAACACCAAGGACGCTCAAAGACATCGGGGCTGCAAGCAACATCAAAAGAAAGGATATCGCACGATGCTACCGACTACTCCTAAGGGAGCTGAGTCTGAAGATGCCAGTAGTTGATCCTATAAAGTGCGTATCGCGAATTGCGAGCAAGGCAGAACTGTCTGAGAAGACAAAGCGCGAGGCCGCAAAGATTCTAAGAACCGCTGAGGAAAACAAGATATCTGCAGGCAAGGATCCGATGGGACTTGCAGCTGCTGCATTGTATGTTGCATGCGTCTCAAACGGAGAAAACAAAACGCAGCGCGACGTTGCAGAGGCTGCAGGCGTGACCGAAGTCACCATACGAAACCGCTACAAGGGACTCAAGCTAGCCTTGAACATGTAG
- a CDS encoding CPBP family intramembrane glutamic endopeptidase — translation MQSYKVLQGIAIPYSALISVVFGLLVFSFPIGAYLFFNSDIGKNIDYQYPISEIDFIKKLDLGGASSIEIGDLFIAVWLFFLVLFVIAIFGPNRNFVRVLSPIMAGTPDRQDGNYLVHTIKWFTIIIILSQAIDVIQQQFGVVITPPPIENDLMQLLMVSLAPIVEEIGFRVILVGIPIFLLYSHRASVRYFFRSLWNPSSVLPAANPKKAIIVIAMSAILFGMAHVMSDQGWTSGKIAQAAMSGMIIGWVYYRYGFVSAILIHWATNYVIFSYGYLVSSVNDVGIMDAFSHSLLQTIEVLFVVTGALSLAMIWLNSRKTLHVQG, via the coding sequence TTGCAGTCATACAAAGTACTACAGGGCATAGCAATCCCATATTCGGCACTCATATCAGTGGTTTTCGGCCTGCTGGTGTTCTCGTTTCCAATCGGCGCGTACCTGTTCTTCAATTCCGACATAGGCAAGAACATCGACTACCAGTATCCCATATCAGAGATTGATTTTATCAAAAAGCTGGATCTCGGGGGGGCATCGTCAATTGAGATTGGCGACCTGTTTATCGCAGTCTGGCTGTTTTTCCTAGTATTGTTCGTAATAGCAATCTTTGGCCCAAACCGAAACTTTGTGAGGGTGCTGTCCCCAATCATGGCAGGCACCCCAGACCGCCAGGACGGAAACTATCTTGTGCACACAATCAAGTGGTTCACAATAATCATCATACTGTCGCAGGCAATAGATGTGATCCAGCAGCAGTTCGGAGTCGTCATCACGCCACCCCCGATTGAAAACGACCTGATGCAACTGCTCATGGTCTCGCTTGCCCCAATAGTGGAGGAGATTGGGTTTAGGGTAATACTTGTGGGCATTCCGATCTTTTTGCTGTATTCCCACAGGGCATCTGTCAGGTATTTTTTCAGGTCGTTATGGAACCCCTCGTCCGTTTTGCCCGCAGCCAACCCAAAAAAGGCCATAATAGTGATAGCAATGTCGGCCATCTTGTTTGGCATGGCGCACGTGATGTCTGATCAGGGCTGGACGTCAGGTAAGATTGCACAGGCGGCGATGAGCGGCATGATAATTGGATGGGTCTACTACAGATACGGGTTTGTCTCTGCCATTCTGATTCACTGGGCTACAAACTATGTCATATTTTCATACGGATATCTTGTGTCAAGTGTCAATGATGTGGGCATAATGGATGCATTTTCGCATTCGCTGCTGCAGACAATCGAGGTCTTGTTTGTGGTAACTGGCGCACTGTCGCTTGCGATGATTTGGCTGAATAGCAGAAAGACCCTACATGTTCAAGGCTAG
- the yciH gene encoding stress response translation initiation inhibitor YciH, whose product MAVICNTCGLPEDLCACGDLNKESSKIVVRLEERRFKKKGTMIEGLNSKLNDIHGTLSELKKKYACGGTAKDDYIFLQGDHRETMKETLVRLGYSESSIEVH is encoded by the coding sequence ATGGCAGTAATTTGCAACACGTGTGGTCTTCCTGAAGATTTGTGTGCCTGCGGTGATCTTAACAAGGAATCATCAAAGATTGTTGTTCGACTCGAAGAAAGACGATTCAAGAAAAAGGGCACCATGATCGAGGGACTCAACTCAAAGCTAAACGACATACATGGGACGCTGTCTGAGCTGAAAAAGAAATATGCGTGCGGCGGAACCGCAAAGGACGACTACATCTTTCTCCAAGGAGATCACAGGGAGACGATGAAAGAGACGCTGGTAAGACTAGGATATTCAGAGTCCAGCATCGAAGTCCACTAA
- a CDS encoding Sjogren's syndrome/scleroderma autoantigen 1 family protein, protein MSDPLQKKAVEMLLKGATLLAEPCPYCKGVRVMKDGNAFCVSCGRQPDAEKMDKAEKSETQNPTSPILETLSKKLEHLTKELESEMDHEKQQQILKSMNALIETMQKLQKGSS, encoded by the coding sequence ATGTCTGATCCGTTGCAAAAAAAAGCAGTGGAGATGTTGCTAAAGGGCGCGACTCTTTTGGCAGAACCGTGTCCTTACTGCAAGGGAGTGCGAGTCATGAAGGACGGCAACGCGTTTTGTGTAAGCTGCGGAAGACAACCAGATGCGGAAAAAATGGACAAGGCCGAAAAATCGGAGACGCAAAATCCTACCAGTCCAATACTGGAGACGTTGAGTAAAAAGCTGGAGCATCTTACAAAGGAGCTAGAGTCTGAGATGGATCATGAAAAACAGCAGCAGATACTAAAGTCGATGAACGCGTTGATCGAGACTATGCAAAAACTGCAAAAAGGAAGCAGCTGA
- a CDS encoding preprotein translocase subunit Sec61beta: MSSSGKKKGAPLPASSAGLLRFFEDETKGYRLDPKIVVSIPIGLIVVSWLLDIFLIR, from the coding sequence ATGAGCAGCAGCGGCAAGAAAAAGGGCGCACCACTTCCGGCATCTAGCGCAGGATTGTTGCGATTCTTTGAGGATGAGACAAAGGGTTACCGACTTGACCCAAAGATTGTAGTCTCGATTCCTATCGGGCTGATTGTAGTTTCCTGGCTCTTAGACATATTTCTGATAAGATAA